A window of Pomacea canaliculata isolate SZHN2017 linkage group LG3, ASM307304v1, whole genome shotgun sequence contains these coding sequences:
- the LOC112559208 gene encoding GDH/6PGL endoplasmic bifunctional protein-like, with protein sequence MIWSRQLVMLPFVTMLWHSLHICHASQLHTGILLLGGTGDLARKYLWQALFNAYMKQENTDGELQHTFSIVAGASSHANVAFARLKDIFDNNVMCSDAHGSFTICSSKKGEFYDSVSYFQLIGAEDYQAMCKSLENSFSQFSKDTEKKMIIYLAVPPRVFLPALKNIKASCKISELGVSVKVVLEKPQGRNLKSADELSDELLGMFEEHQLFRVDHYLAKSLVTTILPFRAANPQLERILNRDHVERVEIFLKETVGVEERFGFYNDVGVIRDVFQNHLTQLLTLVTLDLPANLSTSTTSVQEAKVRLLRQIPRVTSQGLLLGQYASYAYEAARELPDSNVTSLVPTFAAALVKVQSPRWADVPFILVSGKKMDERSSYIRIVFKPNRVCVSGCHDDYHLGEGAGHAYRSEVNASEVTLNGKGGQSPYSSPKQLVFQIGHGGVGKPLISVSTSLGKPVWPDCLQETFDSEVFGTLKKYHGASPDAFFHATPVSQSDAYTTVLDDALQDRRERFISTSELLLAWRIWDQVIEPSPNRPPRIYDAGDPAALLNFEVKGGRLAYTAEDRDQDAGEKTREGPAPHLQHLQTPASFLGHRLVSGTRESLALHLAREIETAAEADIMSKGVFHVAFSGGTSPILLWQALAHSFASENWANIHVWQVDERCVHPAGDFRSNLFHLDRHLLRLAGVPWSHVHTMPVDLAGRICDPELQGARLYSDSIRKHVMNLQMDFILLGLGEDGHTASLFPRSPTLSADSETLVVLTDSGPKDTPSRMTMTLPLINRAKRVAFLVMGSQKHAVLEKLEKAHSRTGIVDELPALGVNPVNGTLTWYIDYDALLANHYEEIKR encoded by the exons ATGATTTGGTCAAGACAGCTGGTAATGTTGCCTTTCGTCACCATGTTGTGGCATAGCCTGCATATCTGTCATGCTTCACAGCTTCACACAGGTATCTTACTTCTTGGAGGCACAGGTGACCTTGCTCGCAAGTACCTGTGGCAGGCACTGTTCAATGCATAtatgaaacaagaaaacactgaTGGTGAGCTGCAGCACACATTTTCAATTGTAGCTGGAGCATCTTCTCATGCCAATGTTGCATTTGCAAGATTAAAG GATATTTTTGACAACAATGTGATGTGCTCAGATGCTCATGGTTCCTTCACCATATGTTCCTCTAAAAAAGGAGAGTTCTATGACAGTGTGTCATACTTTCAGCTTATTGGTGCTGAAGACTATCAGGCCATGTGTAAATCATTGGAAAATTCCTTTAGCCAGTTTTCAAAAGACACTGAGAAAAAGATGATTATCTATCTTGCTGTACCTCCAAGGGTCTTTCTGCCAGCATTGAAGAACATCAAGGCCTCTTGCAAAATTTCTGAGCTAGGAGTTTCTGTCAAG gtAGTTCTGGAAAAGCCACAGGGTCGGAATCTTAAGTCTGCAGATGAACTTTCAGATGAACTGTTGGGTATGTTTGAGGAGCACCAGCTGTTTAGGGTGGACCATTACCTGGCAAAGAGTTTGGTCACAACAATTCTTCCTTTTAG GGCTGCTAATCCTCAGTTAGAGCGAATACTCAACCGAGACCATGTGGAACGAGTAGAGATCTTTTTAAAGGAAACTGTCGGAGTAGAAG AGCGCTTTGGCTTTTATAATGACGTAGGCGTCATTCGCGACGTCTTCCAGAACCATCTAACCCAACTGCTGACCTTGGTGACCCTTGACCTGCCTGCAAATTTGTCCACGTCGACCACGTCTGTACAAGAAGCCAAA GTACGACTACTACGACAAATCCCCCGTGTGACATCACAAGGACTGTTGTTGGGCCAGTACGCGTCATATGCTTACGAAGCAGCCCGCGAACTGCCGGACTccaacgtgacgtcactggttcCCACGTTCGCTGCAGCGTTGGTCAAG GTTCAGTCCCCTCGCTGGGCCGACGTCCCGTTCATCCTTGTGTCCGGTAAGAAGATGGACGAGCGGTCCAGCTACATACGGATCGTCTTCAAGCCTAACCGCGTCTGTGTCAGTGGTTGTCACGATGACTATCACCTTGGCGAAGGTGCTGGCCACGCCTACCGGTCGGAGGTCAACGCCAGCGAGGTCACCTTAAATGGAAAGGGAGGTCAGTCGCCGTACTCCTCCCCAAAACAGCTGGTGTTTCAGATCGGTCACGGAGGAGTCGGCAAGCCCTTGATCTCGGTATCCACGTCGTTAGGCAAGCCAGTCTGGCCCGACTGCTTACAAGAGACCTTCGACTCGGAAGTTTTCGGCACGCTCAAGAAGTACCACGGTGCCTCGCCGGACGCTTTTTTCCACGCCACGCCGGTTAGCCAGTCCGACGCCTACACCACGGTGCTGGACGACGCCTTGCAGGACAGGCGTGAGAGGTTCATCAGTACCAGCGAGCTGCTTCTGGCCTGGCGGATCTGGGACCAGGTGATCGAGCCCAGTCCCAACCGACCCCCACGAATCTACGATGCGGGCGACCCCGCCGCGCTGCTCAACTTTGAGGTCAAGGGCGGGCGGCTGGCGTACACGGCAGAGGACAGGGACCAGGACGCAGGCGAGAAGACGAGGGAGGGGCCTGCCCCTCACCTGCAGCACCTGCagacaccagcctcgttcttgG GTCACCGACTGGTCAGCGGGACGAGAGAGTCTTTGGCTTTGCACCTGGCGCGTGAGATAGAGACTGCGGCGGAGGCAGATATTATGAGCAAGGGGGTGTTCCACGTGGCGTTTTCAGGAGGTACCTCGCCGATCCTCCTGTGGCAGGCGCTGGCGCACAGCTTTGCCAGCGAGAACTGGGCCAACATTCATGTCTGGCAG GTGGACGAGAGATGTGTTCATCCTGCCGGAGATTTCCGCTCAAACCTGTTTCACCTGGACCGCCACCTGTTGAGACTAGCGGGGGTTCCTTGGTCGCACGTTCACACAATGCCAGTCGATCTGGCCGGTCGTATCTGTGATCCCGAATTGCAAG GTGCCAGACTCTACTCTGACAGCATCCGTAAGCATGTCATGAACCTGCAGATGGATTTTATCCTCCTCGGCCTAGGTGAGGACGGTCACACAGCGTCGCTGTTTCCCAGAAGCCCTACACTCAGCGCCGACTCGGAAACGCTCGTGGTCTTGACGGACAGCGGACCCAAGGACACGCCCTCTCGCATGACCATGACCTTGCCCCTCATTAACCGGGCCAAGCGCGTGGCCTTCCTGGTGATGGGCTCCCAGAAGCACGCGGTGCTAGAGAAGCTGGAGAAGGCCCACTCAAGAACGGGCATCGTCGACGAGTTGCCTGCCCTAGGTGTGAATCCGGTCAACGGAACCCTGACCTGGTACATCGACTATGACGCGCTGCTAGCAAACCATTACGAGGAAATTAAAAGATGA
- the LOC112559219 gene encoding phospholipid phosphatase 1-like, translating into MMPGNMSTVRFACVWGTLGDIAIVCIIGIISGLLRHMVTPFHRGFFQNDESLMHPYRDSTVTSAVMYSVGFTVPSLAILLLEGGWVFTVVARNSNYELASVKSKKSLIYFWLWRVLRVCIIFYFGVVVTHLATNIGKYSIGRLRPHFFDVCKPDWSKLNGTGAGSFYRPFPYIEEDICTGQDSALITEARVSFPSGHSSNSVYCMVFLVIYMQRRLLWEGMLLIKPFLQTVFLLLAIYTCLSRVSDYKHHPTDVLAGGLLGLIVAVLVLYSMKEKVFPTEQMLMKDSDSRMLLMEALSGHHVNEAKSYGSCESTP; encoded by the exons ATGATGCCAGGAAACATGTCAACAGTTAGATTTGCTTGTGTCTGGGGCACACTTGGAGATATCGCCATAGTGTGTATAA TTGGCATTATATCTGGTCTGTTGAGGCATATGGTCACACCCTTTCACCGAGGATTTTTCCAGAATGATGAAAGTCTTATGCATCCATACAGGGACTCAACAGTTACATCAGCTGTCATGTACTCTGTTGGATTTACAGTTCCCTCCCTTGCT ATACTACTTTTAGAAGGAGGCTGGGTTTTCACTGTGGTGGCACGCAACAGTAATTATGAACTGGCATCAGTCAAATCAAAGAAGAGTTTGATTTACTTCTGGTTATGGCGGGTACTCAGAGTCTGTATTATCTTTTACTTCGGTGTTGTTGTTACCCATCTGGCCACAAACATTGGCAAGTATTCCATAGGCAG GCTTCGTCCACATTTCTTTGATGTATGCAAGCCAGACTGGAGTAAGTTGAATGGTACAGGTGCTGGATCATTTTACAGACCATTCCCATACATAGAAGAAGACATTTGTACTGGTCAGGACTCTGCTCTTATTACAGAGGCAAG ggtgtCTTTTCCCTCAGGACATTCTTCCAATTCCGTGTACTGTATGGTGTTTCTGGTG ATCTATATGCAAAGGCGTCTTCTGTGGGAGGGGATGCTGCTGATCAAGCCTTTTCTGCAGACTGTCTTCCTGTTATTGGCCATCTACACATGCTTGTCTCGAGTTTCGGACTACAAGCATCATCCAACTGATGTTCTAGCTGGTGGACTCCTGGGACTCATCGTTGCTGTTCTGGTG CTCTATAGTATGAAGGAAAAGGTCTTTCCCACAGAGCAGATGCTTATGAAAGACTCTGACAGCCGTATGCTTCTCATGGAAGCTCTGAGTGGCCATCATGTGAATGAG gCTAAGTCATATGGATCGTGTGAAAGCACCCCATGA